The Setaria viridis chromosome 9, Setaria_viridis_v4.0, whole genome shotgun sequence sequence TTTCTGAATTACACTGACAAGTAACACCAACAGGTCTCTGCTATGGGAAATTGGAAGCTGGCATATTAACCTTTGTTATCCCTGGGCTTCTTCTCGGACATCTGGTAAATCAGAACACCACCTCAAACTGTTGCCAGCTGCACTAGTCTTTGTTCCTTAAACAAGGAACAAGAGACAAACTGTGGCACTCATCTTACACGATTTGTGGTCGCAAATGCAGTCTGGTTTGATGGATAACAGCACAAAGTCAGGCCTTTTAGGAGTGTGGATGGTTCTTTTCACCATTTTCGCCGCAAGGAAGTTCCAACAGCCCATCAAGGTAAATTCTTTTCCAATTGACGTGTTTGTATCTAGCATTATTTTGAGCTATTATTTTCCTCCATCGGTCGAATCTGACAGTTTCATTCTGTTCCTGACCATTAAGGACGACATTGGGGACAAATCTGTTTTCATGTTCAACGCCCTCCCTGAAGAGGAAAAGAATGCTCTGATCCAGAAGCTCGAGAGGCAAAACGAACAGAAGTTTGAGTAGAGATTGTAGGCAGGTGGCGTAGCCAATAGTTTGTCCATGGAAGTTTGTAGCAGATGTATATGATAGTTCCGAATATCACGACATGCATCAATGCATAGATGAAGATGAGAATATTGTAACCGAGATGTAGATGGAAATCTCTTAGGTTACAGGTCAGACAACAAGCATACGTTGTGGATGGCCTATGGACTCAAGGCTATGCAGCATTGTCTGTACGTTTTTTGTTTGCAACATCACTGTATATATTTTTCAGTTTGTTTTGTTGTTCTCCCATGCATTCTTGGGTAAACACGACATTCATCTGTATGAATAAGATGCATGGAGGTGGAGAAAAGTTATCTGCTAGTCGGACGCCTATGGGCAAAGTCACACAGGCCCAAGATCGCATTCCCTTACACATTATGAGCGATCCGATAATGGTGAATCCACAGAGTTAAATCTACAGAGATGCACTTCATCACCACCCAAAGGGTGCAATATAATTCTCTAATAACATTCATATGCAATACAACTCTCTGATACATATAAGCTTGGGGATGCTTAATGGTTACTACTCGGTAGCGCCCGATCGCATGGTAAACAATGGCATACCATGCAAACTGTTCTTGGTAAGCTCTTACAACAGCAAGGAATTCGTTTGGGTGACCTAAATAAATTGCTACGAATCACCAGATAACCTATCAATGGTACACCAATTGAGGAGAATGCAATTGCAGAGTCGACTAGTTTCCATATATAGCGCCATTTGAGTTCAGAGAGGCGCTGTTCTGGGGAACATCAGCTCCCTCGACTTCTGACATGAAGCCATTCTCAAAGAATGCCGAATGGAGGGCTTGCACACACTGTTTTGCTTCGCTGTCGTTGACTACCAAGGAAATGTTCACCTGCATGAGTACAAAATCAGCATAATCGCGCTCTTTAGAATGTGCACAGAAACTTGATTTTCGTTTTAAGATCACGAGGGATGGATACCTTGGATGCCCCTTGTGAGATCATCTGGACGTTAACACCCTGTCTTCGCAGAACATTGAATGCCTGGCATGCAGCAAAAGGGTCAGTCGTTCATGTTTTAGTCACGATCTAGCATTGAAGTTCTGAATCACTAGATGCCAAGTTGCTAACTATATAGTGGGTAGTTCTAACCTTTTCAAGAATCAACGACGACCTCTGTACATTTCCTACCAGGGAGATGATTGATCTACGCTGGAGCAGATGAACAACTGCAAATTTTTCAAGTTCTTCAACAACATGATCAAGTTCCTGCCACATCATCATAAAAAAAGCAATGAAACAGGAGCGCAATAATAACTTATTGACAAAAAGAATCATAACATGCATAAGAATTTGGAAACAGCTCAGTTTCGACTAATTACTAAACTGAAAAATCACCACGTTAAACCTGCAAAGTAAAACCACCAGAAGCCAATCCAGCAAATCAACTTCAATATATCATCTGTTCTCTAAGTCAAAATACCCCTACCTCGTGGGTTACCCACTGTTGCAATGTATATATTTATTTAGGTTTAACTAAGCAACTCAAAACTTCAAGCTAATGATAACACTGAACTGAGACGACAACACACGGTAAAGTTTTTAGCTGTGTACTACTAGAGCACCGGTTGTATTGTATGGTGAAAGTTGAACTAAGAACATTTTTTTATCCAGATCCTTACCTGCTGGATCAACTCACGACTCCATAGTTTTGACGGGTCTAGTGTCAACGATATGCTGACTTCACTAGTAGCCACACAATCAACGGAGATGCCCAAATCTTCAAATATTGAGAAGACCTGTACACGTGCATGAATATATAATGAAGCTGACAAAAAAGCTACTATGATGAAAGCAAACAAAAGAGTCACATCAGTTGCCACATGTAACATTTGCAATAAAAATACGTGCATGAATGAATCTATAAATCAAGCTGACAAAAAGCTATGATGAAAACAAACAAAAGAGCACATGAGTGGCTACACGTACCTTTGCTAGAAAACCATACTGGCCGAGCATCCGTGTGCTCACTATATCAAGCATGGTAACATTTGATTTCAACACAATGCTGGTTAAAATACTCTGAAAAAACAATTTATGATCAAGATGTACTCAAGCTAGCTCTGGCTCTTTCAAGAAATTACATAAAGCAGTAACAAGATATTACACATGGAGTAATCATAATCTACTAACAAGTACACAACAGACCTTGCTCATATCTCTGGCTTTAGTGATGACAGTACCAGGTGCATGACGATTGTATGAGTTCTTAACTCTAACTGGTATATCACCGTCCCTAGCAGGTCGCATTGATTGAGGATGCAAAACCTAACAATAAGCAAGTATAATAAGTTAACcagaaacaaataaaataacaaaGTTATAGGTTACTAAAATTTTCTTCCAAGAACATAATCCTCcaaaaccaacaaaaaaaaaggaaaaggaaaggcaAAGCAAAATGATCATGTAAACTATATGTTCAGGATTAAGATTTGAGTTTTCAGGTGCAGCAGGCAACATTTTACTTGATCAACAAATCTTAATAAACGAAGAAGAAATACCTGTGCGCCAAAGTAGGCAAGTTCAGCGGCCTCATCAAAAGTCAAGTAGGGCACGGGTATCGCATTTGCATAAATATTAGGATCACACGTCAACACGCCATCTACATCCTTCCAAACCTATAAAAAAGAATTAGAAAAGGAGTTACAGGGGGCTGTAGTTTTTATTAAGCATCTGAAAAACTTACAACAATAACACAGCCTgttagtcccaagcaagttggggtaatGGCGGCAAATTAATAGTAGTATTATTAGAGGATCTAAAGCCTTGAACAACTTATTGATCGTAAAAACTTAATGAACCCGAACCAAACACAGATATTTCATATGCATTAATGTAAGGATCTGTGACACTGAAAACGAACCTGGATTTCTCTTAATCCCAAGGCTTTGCCAATAGTTGTAGCAGTCAAGTCACTACCACCCCTGCCTAAAGTAGTAACAGCACATGATTTACATCCCTGAAATTTATGTGCATCATTATGAATCCAAACAAAGTAAACTTGACACCCTGAACACAAATCATGTGGAACCACATACCTTCCCAAGAAAACCAGTGACTATAGGGATGGCAGGGTCATCCATCCAATCTCCATGTAGCCTCTTTGCCACAGCAGGATAAGTGACTTCAAGAATATCCGCATTTGTGAAATCATCAGTGGTTATAAAGCCAATATCAAATGCATCGTACTGCCCAAAACAGGTCAACAGTTAGTTTGCGACATTGTTGGGCTGAAAATGCTGATTTCAATTGTGGACTAAGTCTACAAGGGTGGAGGGGAATCGATCTGATATTAGTGCTATGGAGGTTGTTATGAGCTTAATTAGTTATGTATAATGATCAAAAGAAATATTGCTCAACATTTGTAGGCATCCACATGCAGCAATGTGCCATTACAGATTTAAACATGGTATTATATCTGAGGGACAGATTTACTCTTAATTGTGCCCCTGTTAGAATCAAAAGCTGACTTCCCTTTATTGTCCAGGAAAGTTAGGTTTAAAAAGACTACCCTTTCCTGAGTTAGGTTAGATGAAGTGGTCGGTGGGCAAACAATGTGTTCTGGTACTATCCAGGACTTAGCAGACCATACAAAATATTGACAAGTTGCATTCACACATTTTTCCTACCAGACTAGAATTGATTGTTTGACTAGAATCTAAACTTTCAGTTCAAAACCAATAACAATAATAAACAATAAATTATAAGGCGTATACAGAAGCACATACTCAAATATTTGACATACCTGGCGTGCCTTTTTCCCAAGTTTATTTAAATATGCAGCAAATATTCTTGTGGACATACATTCACCAAAGGAAACAAGGTAATCTCTCGTCCTAAGAGTCAGCTCTTTCATCATAGCAACTCCCTTAAGAAGCTGCTCCAATTCATCCAATAAGCCTGTTGAAATGAACATTGATGAAGGCATATTGTTTGATAGTGCTGCTGAAAGGTACTTTAATGGGAAGACGAACTATTAGGAAGGGCACTGTCGCGAGTTTTGTTAGACggaggggaaaagaaaaacCATGAGTTGCCACAATAATAAAGAACTTGtcagtttcataaaaaaaagaacttgTCAGGTTTATTAACTAAACAAGCATAGGGACCGGCAACAAGTTAAACAGACAAGATAAACAAACCGTCTCTGTTGCACAGACAATAGAATGGTGCCATGCTGAAAATAGCCTGTATTTCTGACAGCGACCATAAGGCCTTTCAGCACCatacacaaattaaaaaaaatcatgtcaaTGGCCATTCAACCTCCACCATAAATTATTATTCAAACTGCGCAGGGAAAAACTTTTGCACATAAAAAAGGAGGACCCTTTGTATTTGTATAGTTAACGAAAACATTCCAAATAAAGCAAGAGGATAGCCAAGGCATTGACGCTTAATTATGTTACCAAGCAGAGTAGAGCAACAGCAACATACCTGAAACAACCGACCTATCTAACCCAAGCTCATCAATCGTCCTGAGAGCAGAGCAAAAGAGGGAGCGATCAGGGTCAGATGGTCGAGCACAAGGCACCCCAATCATTCATAGATGAACAAATAGGAAAGCGAAACACAACCTATGATGCAGGTCCTTGATGACGGCGAGCTCAGGAATTTCAGACGCCTTTGGGGCACCGCAGCTCACCGCCTTCTCTCCGGCCTAGGCAATCGATGAAACAGGCACGCGCATTTAGCTACTCCGAGCTACAGTAAAGAATTGGCAGAAAATAAGTACTGGAGACACGGAGCTAAAAATGGCAGTACCAGCAGGAGGTTATTTGTGGTTTTCCCCATGGCGGATAGGACAATGACCGGCGTCTCCTCCGGGAAGGAGAGGATGAGGTCAGCCACCTCCCTCATCCGCTCGGCCGACGCGAGCGAGGAGCCGCCGAACTTCATGACGACGGTGAAGCCCGTGCGGGCCttgtgcgccgccaccgccgccgccgccgtggcctccTCATTCTTGAGAACAGCGGCCGCTCCCGTCTGGCAACGCACCACCAACCCCCTCCGCCTCCAGCATTGCGGTCCCGGCCTGGCACTCGCGCACACGAAATCCTGCTCCCTCCcgagcttggcggcggcggcggcgagcgcggcaggAGACTCCCGCGCGACCGCCGGGAACCGCAGCGCCACCGCCATCTCGGGGACGAGGCGGGATCCGGGCGCTCCTAGCTGCAGATTGTTCGGGAGCgggggcgcgcggcgaggcTCGCCGGAATTGATTCGGAAGCGAAGAGGAGTGGGGGGCGGCTGGCGGCTAGACGGGGAAGCGCGGTGTGGGGGATGGGCCGCTTTATATAGCGGGCGCGGAAACGGACGGCGCGGATCAAACACCGGGGGCGCGCGGGTGGGCCCCACGCGCCCCCACAGGTCAAGCGAAAAGGtgtgggtggtggtggactgACTGTGGTGCGCGCGGTCTTGGATCCCAGCGGATTCTGGCTTTTCACCCTTTTCCGACCGACGGCAACAACATGAAATGGAATTGACGTGAAACCAAAGTGATTTCTCTTTCTTGCGGCATGGATAATGGAATTGAAATAGGAGGGGATATGGTGCAGATGTACTGAAAATATCAAAGAAGAGCGAGTGTGCAGCCACTAGCCTGTTCTGAGGTGCTTCAACGAGGTTTATCTGTCGGCACAAATCAGCTAGTATTAATCCAAGAAACATGCGTGCACGTAATGTAACTCTGAATACACTTCCACTGCGGTAGTTTCCGTGGTATAGTGAAACAGGCATCGTGCTCCCAATAATGCAACGCAGCAGGCAGGAGCCGCTATCTACCATCCTAGCTTGCTGTTGCTTGGTGTTGACATGGTATGAAGAAAGGTCCACATGTTCCCTCCTGTCCCCAATCGAATGCCTAAACAATGCCGGACAACATTGTTCgagcaagaaagaaaaaggaaccaGTCTGATAGAAAGCAAACTTTGCTTCAGGCCACATCTCATCAATCACCATATACAAGAAAAAGCAATACCTTGTTCTGAACCTAGCTGAATACTATGCTCTATCACTGCCTCCAGTAAAGCTCACTGCCAGCATCCCTGCACCTAGATTTACCAGAATGGTTTTGCTCCATATCGATGACTAAACATTGCAGTCGGGATTGTGCACTTGTGGTCAAGTTTCATTTGCTCATCACAGCTGTGAGCGGCCACATCTATGATGCAAATGGTCCTCGCAGGCCTTGGTTTTCAAGTACAGTATTGTGCAAGTTGACCGGCGACTCTCGTTGTTTTGCCAACGCCTGTttgttgtttgggaggaggggactaaactttaaccttgtcacatcggatgttcggatactaattagaaggactaaacataagctaattataaaattaattgcagaatccctaggctaaatcgcgagacgaatctattaagcctaattaatccatcattagtgaatggttactgttgcaccacattgtcaaatcatggactaattaggcttaatagattcgtctcgcgatttaacctaggaATTGTGtatttagttttgtaattagtttaggtttaatatttctaattagtgtccaaacaccCCGTAATCTCTATGATTCTGCCAACCCTGAAAGATACTACACCATACGCATTCAGAAAGAGGACACCTAGAGAAAGCAAAACCGCCTGAATGAGATAGATGGGTTGATTGATGCACTCGACTCGACCTTCTGGGATCCGCAAGGGGCGCCCCTCCAGCAGCGCCACAGAGAGGAGGTCATCAAGTCTCAGCGGCTATGTGCGCGCGAGTAATGTAGGGAGACTCAATGAGGAGAGATGTTTCTCTTGCGCCCAAATAGCAAGGCAATGACCAGCCACTTGTCACCGAGATTTTCCATGTTCAGATTCAGATAGCAAGACGGTGACAGAAGATCCAGAACCGAGGACACGTTCTCGAAAATATTCAGGCCTGACGACTGTCTGGCCATAGGTTAGTTACTGTGTAGCACTGAATAGCAAGCAACACTGCAACCGTTCAGATCAGGAGACCAACACAGCGAATGAAAGGCATGAGACATCATCAGAGAACAGAAGAGAGAAATGCTGAACATCcaggcccttgtttactt is a genomic window containing:
- the LOC117838429 gene encoding aspartokinase 1, chloroplastic, with amino-acid sequence MAVALRFPAVARESPAALAAAAAKLGREQDFVCASARPGPQCWRRRGLVVRCQTGAAAVLKNEEATAAAAVAAHKARTGFTVVMKFGGSSLASAERMREVADLILSFPEETPVIVLSAMGKTTNNLLLAGEKAVSCGAPKASEIPELAVIKDLHHRTIDELGLDRSVVSGLLDELEQLLKGVAMMKELTLRTRDYLVSFGECMSTRIFAAYLNKLGKKARQYDAFDIGFITTDDFTNADILEVTYPAVAKRLHGDWMDDPAIPIVTGFLGKGCKSCAVTTLGRGGSDLTATTIGKALGLREIQVWKDVDGVLTCDPNIYANAIPVPYLTFDEAAELAYFGAQVLHPQSMRPARDGDIPVRVKNSYNRHAPGTVITKARDMSKSILTSIVLKSNVTMLDIVSTRMLGQYGFLAKVFSIFEDLGISVDCVATSEVSISLTLDPSKLWSRELIQQELDHVVEELEKFAVVHLLQRRSIISLVGNVQRSSLILEKAFNVLRRQGVNVQMISQGASKVNISLVVNDSEAKQCVQALHSAFFENGFMSEVEGADVPQNSASLNSNGAIYGN